In Burkholderiales bacterium, the following are encoded in one genomic region:
- the rpsQ gene encoding 30S ribosomal protein S17 — protein sequence MSEASKRTLSGRVVSDKMDKTVTVLVERKVRHPLYGKIVTRSKKYHAHDDKNEFHEGDIVLIEECRPISKTKAWRVSKLIEKARVI from the coding sequence ATGAGCGAAGCATCCAAACGCACACTGAGCGGACGTGTGGTCAGCGACAAAATGGATAAAACCGTAACGGTACTGGTCGAGCGCAAGGTACGGCACCCCTTGTACGGCAAAATCGTCACCCGTTCCAAGAAGTACCATGCGCACGACGACAAGAACGAGTTCCACGAGGGCGATATCGTGCTGATCGAAGAATGCCGGCCGATTTCCAAAACCAAGGCTTGGCGGGTGAGCAAGCTGATCGAGAAAGCACGTGTCATTTGA
- the rpmC gene encoding 50S ribosomal protein L29, producing the protein MKISELRSLQEAELKQELADLLKAQFGLRMQKATQQLANFSQLRKVRRDIARVQTVLTEKARRP; encoded by the coding sequence GTGAAAATCAGCGAATTAAGAAGTTTGCAGGAAGCGGAACTTAAGCAGGAGCTGGCGGATCTGCTTAAGGCGCAATTCGGCCTGCGCATGCAAAAGGCGACACAACAGCTCGCGAATTTCAGCCAATTGCGCAAAGTACGCAGGGATATTGCCCGCGTACAAACCGTGCTTACTGAAAAGGCGCGACGGCCATGA
- the rplP gene encoding 50S ribosomal protein L16, with protein MLQPARTKYRKQQKGRNTGVATRGNKVSFGEYGLKAVTRGRLTSRQIESARRAMTHFIKRGGRIWIRIFPDKPVSQKPAEVRMGNGKGTPEYFVAEIQPGKVLYEMDGVNEESAREAFRLAAAKLPILTTFVMRQMG; from the coding sequence ATGCTGCAGCCCGCTAGAACCAAATACCGCAAACAGCAGAAAGGCCGCAATACCGGCGTGGCCACGCGCGGCAATAAGGTAAGCTTTGGCGAATACGGCCTGAAAGCGGTTACGCGCGGCCGCCTGACGTCGCGTCAAATCGAGTCGGCGCGCCGCGCCATGACGCATTTTATCAAACGCGGCGGGCGCATCTGGATCCGTATTTTTCCCGACAAGCCCGTTTCGCAAAAACCGGCTGAAGTACGCATGGGTAACGGCAAGGGCACCCCGGAGTATTTCGTCGCTGAAATTCAGCCCGGCAAAGTGTTGTATGAAATGGATGGTGTGAACGAAGAATCGGCGCGCGAGGCGTTCCGCCTGGCAGCGGCCAAGTTGCCGATATTGACGACATTTGTGATGCGACAAATGGGGTAG
- the rpsC gene encoding 30S ribosomal protein S3, whose amino-acid sequence MGQKIHPTGFRLSVLRNWSSRWYANSKHFPEMLNEDIKVREFLRNKLSHAAVGKVVIERPAKNARITVYSARPGVVIGKKGEDIESLKVELQKLMNIPVHVNIEEIRKPELDAQLIAESIAQQLQKRIMFRRAMKRAITNAMRLGAQGIKIASSGRLNGIEIARSEWYREGRVPLHSLRADIDYGFAEAKTTYGVIGIKVWVFKGELMGQTEQPQVAPPLEMERKIKSQPQRSEIEAKVEAPRELEPKPTLKPSEPKVKPAEIVRAKAKPRREAEAKRKVQVEIKGKTKPRAAPKAKAASATTESKSKTTRGASKAKK is encoded by the coding sequence ATGGGACAGAAGATTCATCCAACCGGTTTTCGCCTCTCCGTGCTCCGTAACTGGAGCTCGCGCTGGTACGCGAACAGCAAGCATTTTCCGGAAATGCTGAACGAGGACATTAAAGTGCGCGAGTTTCTGAGAAACAAGCTGAGCCACGCGGCTGTCGGAAAAGTGGTCATAGAGCGGCCCGCGAAGAACGCCCGGATAACGGTTTACAGTGCGAGGCCCGGGGTCGTTATCGGGAAAAAAGGCGAGGACATCGAGTCTCTGAAAGTTGAGTTGCAAAAGCTAATGAACATCCCGGTGCACGTTAATATAGAGGAAATCCGCAAACCCGAGCTGGACGCGCAGCTGATCGCCGAGAGCATCGCTCAGCAACTGCAAAAGCGAATCATGTTCCGGCGCGCCATGAAGCGTGCGATCACCAATGCCATGCGCCTGGGCGCGCAGGGCATCAAAATCGCAAGCTCGGGCAGGCTTAACGGGATTGAAATCGCGCGCAGTGAATGGTATCGCGAAGGTCGGGTGCCTCTGCACAGCTTGCGCGCCGACATTGATTACGGCTTTGCCGAAGCCAAAACCACCTACGGCGTGATCGGCATCAAGGTGTGGGTATTCAAGGGCGAATTGATGGGGCAAACCGAGCAGCCGCAGGTTGCACCGCCTCTGGAAATGGAAAGGAAGATCAAGTCTCAACCCCAACGCAGTGAAATCGAAGCCAAGGTTGAGGCACCGCGCGAACTTGAACCCAAGCCGACGCTCAAGCCAAGTGAGCCCAAAGTCAAGCCGGCAGAGATCGTGAGAGCCAAGGCCAAGCCCAGGCGTGAAGCCGAGGCCAAGCGCAAAGTTCAAGTCGAAATCAAAGGCAAGACCAAACCACGTGCTGCGCCTAAAGCCAAAGCGGCAAGCGCGACGACCGAGAGCAAGTCCAAAACTACACGCGGCGCGAGCAAAGCAAAAAAGTGA